The genomic segment CAAGGTCAGGCCGCGCGCCGCGGCGGCATCGGGATCGGCCTCGATGCGGACGGCGAATTTCTGCTGGCCGAAGATCAGCACCTGGGCCACGCCAGGGATCTGCGAGATCTGCTGGGCGAAGGTGAATTCGGCGTAGTCATTGGTCGCCGACAGCGGCAGCACCGCCGACTTGAGGCTGAGGAACAGGATCGGCGAGTCGGCCGGGTTGACCTTGCGGAAGCTCGGCGGCGCCGGCAGTTCCGGCGGCAGGCGTCGCAGCGTGCCGGAAATCTGCGATTGCACGTCGAGCGCCGCGCCGTCGATGTTCCGATCAAGTTCGAACTGGATGATGATGTTGGTTTGGCCGTTCGACGACCGCGACGTCATTTGGGTGATGCCCGGAATGGTCGCGAAGGCGCGCTCGAGCGGCGCGGCGATCGAGGAGGCCATGGTCTCGGGATTGGCGCCCGGCAGAGTGGCCGAGACGCTGATTGTTGGGAAGTCGACGCGCGGCAACGCCGCGACAGGCAATTTCGAATAGCCGAAAAGTCCGAAGACGATAAACGACATCATTAGCAATGTCGTCATCACAGGACGGCGAATGCATAGTTCAGAGATGTTCATTTAACGACCTTCCAGCCCTTCCGTTCAGCCGTCCGTTAGCTCAGCTATCCGTCTTTCAGCTATCCGTCTTGCCCGTTTCATTGCGAATGATGACGCGTGCGCCATTGGAGAGCGCCAGCGCGCCTTCCACGACGACGGTTTCGTCACCCTTCAAACCTTCCGCGATGATGTCGCGACCGTCCTGGGTGCGCGCCACCTTGACCGCGCGCACGCGGGCCGCGCCATTCTCGATCACATAGACGAAATTGCCGGTCTGGCCCGACTGGGTGGCTTCGCGCGGAATGCTCACCACGTCCTGGTCGATGCGTATGACGATGCGCAGGTTGCACAATTGGCCCGGCCACAGGGCCTCGTCGGCATTTTCGAAGACCGCACGGACGCTGACCGTGCCGGTCGAGGGATCAATCATATTGTCGACGAAGGCGATCCTGCCTTTGATGGTGCGGTTCGAGCCTTGCGGCGTCGCCAGCACTTCGGCGCCGGTCGCGCCGATGGAATCGCGCAGTTCGGGCAGCAGATACTGGGCGAGTGAGAAGGCGACATAGATCGGCGCCGTCTGCACGATGGTGGCGAGCGTGCCGGTCGCGGTGTTGTCACCGGAACGCACGATATTGCCAGCCTTGGCGCTGATCATGCCGACGCGTCCGGTGATCGGCGCGGCGATCGTGTGCCAGCCGAGTTGCACCTTCAGATTTTCGATCTGTGCCTGGTCGCCAGCGATATTGGCGGTGGCGGTTGCCGCAGCGGTGCGGGCATTATCGACATTGATTTTCGTGCCGGCGTTCTTGGCCAGCAGTTCGGTATAGCGCGCGACATCGCGATTGGCTTGGTCGAGAGCCGCGACATCGCGAGCGAGAGTGGCTTCGGCCTGTTTGATCTGCGCTTCGATCTGGCGCGGGTCGAGACGAGCGATGACGTCGCCGGCTTTGACGAGGCTGCCTTCTGAAACGCCGATCTTGTCGATCTGGGCATCAACGCGCGTCTTGAGAGCAACGGTTGCCATTGGCTGAGCGGTGCCCAGCGAATTGATCACCATCGGCATGGCGCCGCGGGCTGCCTTGCTTGTCACCACGGGCGTTGCCGGGCGGCCGCCAGGCGAGCCGGGCGCTTGCGCCTGGGCCACGCCGATGGCGCCGCCGGATGCGCCGGACGTATAGGCCGGCAAGGCGCCAGCGAGGGAGGACGGTAGATAGGCACGCAAAGCATTGCCGCGATCGCCCGCCCCCGGGAAGATCGTGTTCGCTGCGCCCGGCCAAATGACCGCGGACGCGATCACGGCGACGGCCACACCTGTGAGCGTCGTCGCGACGCTGGGCCTTTTCATCGAATAAAGTCTCCCTCCGGCGGACGTTTTTCGTCGCGCGCTGTTTCGGTTTCGCTCCCCCGTCAGGTATTTATACCACGTCGGAGGTAGATGCATCTAGATTACATAAAGTTGAGCGGGCTACGAGTTACGATAAGGCAATGTTCGCGCCAGCCACGCTCAACGACGGTGGAAAAGCCCGCAAAGCCCGGTAACCAGCCACCCAACGATCATCAGCACGCCGCCGGCGGGCGCCGCCATCGGAAATGCCCGCACGCCAGCCAGGGCGCGCAGGGCCAGATCGCCCGAAAACAGCACAGTTCCGAGCAAAAGTGTGCCGCCGCCGGCCAGGAGCATGAGCGGCGGGCCGCCGCCCAGGGCTAGCGCGAGCAAGGCGGCAGCATGAAACAACAGCATGTGCGAGGCGGGATTCAGCAGTTCCGGCGCACCTGTGTGGGTGGCGGCTGCGGCCAAGGCGACGCCAGCCGCGCCCATCAGGCCGGCAAACAGAATGAAAAAGCGGCTTGAGGTCGGCATTAACGCTTCCTTGATCGTGGCCGGGATTCGGCAAAGTCTGGCCGGGCCGGGCGCGGTGGCTTCAATCTTGAAGCAAGGTTTTGAGAGCACGGTATCCGCGCGCCACCGTTGTGCGCCTCATTCGGATTTATATGCATATCTTCATCCTTGCCGATCACGCCTATATCAATGGCGGCCAGTCGAAAGTCGCCATCGAAAGCGCGCTCGGGCTTGCGGCGCGTGGCCGCAAGGTCACTTATTTTGCTGCTGTTGGGCCAGCCGACTCGCGCCTGGAGCAGGCCGGCATCGAAACCATCTGCCTCGAACAGTTTGACATCGATACGACACCTTCGAAACTCGGTTTCCTGCGCCAGATCATCTGGAACCGGCCGGCGGAGCGGCGGCTTGAAGCGGCGCTGGCGGGCCTCGACCGGCATGAAACGGTTGTCCACGTGCATGCCTGGCCGAAGGCGCTGTCGCCGTCGATCGGCGCGGCGCTGAAGCGGGCCGGACTGCCTTGCGTCTACACCATGCATGAATTCTTCCTGGTGTGCCCCAACGGCGGCTTTTACGATTATCCGCGCGCCGTCACCTGCCATCGGGTGCCGCTGTCGCTGCCTTGCATCAGCACCAATTGCGATTCGCGCAGCTACCCCCGCAAGCTGGTGCGGGTCGCCCGGCAGGTGGTGCTCGACCACAGCGGGCTGAAGGAGGCCATCGGCCACGTCATCACGATCAGCGCGCTGCAGGACGAGGTGTCACGGCCCTATATGCCTCGTCATCCGATCTATCATCGGGTCGACAATCCGATCGAGGCGCAGGATCTCGGCCCCAAGGATAAGCCGGGCGCGGCCTTTCTTTATGCCGGGCGTCTGTCGCGGGAAAAGGGGATCGAACATTTCTGCGCCGCCGCCGAACTGGCCGGCGTGACGCCTGAGATCGCCGGCGATGGGCCGCTGATGGACGAACTCAAGACGCGCTATCCCAAGGCCGGCTTCCTCGGCTGGCAGACATCCCAGGCGGTGCGCGCCCATATGCGGGCAGCCCGCGCCCTCGTTTTTCCCTCGGTCTGGTATGAAGGCCAGCCGCTCACCGTCTATGAAGCGCTGGCGCTCGGCACGCCTGTGATTGTCAGCGATGTCTGTGCTGGCCGCGAGGCGGTGGAGGATGGCGTCAACGGCCTCTGGTTCAAGTCGGGCGATGCGGACTCCCTGGCCCAGGCGCTGCGGCGTCTGAGCGATGAGGAGGAAGCGGCGCGCATGTCGCGTGCCGCCTATGAGCGCTATTGGGCGCGACCGCTGACTTTGGATCGTCACCTCGATGCGATCGAGGCGATCTACAAGCAGGCGTTGGCGGACTAGTCGAGCGGTTTAATCACGGCCTGCCTCGACCAGTTTGTCGGCGAGGCCGACAGGGTTGGTGAAGAGCACTTCGTGGCTACCGGGCATCTGCACCAACCGATAGAGACCAAGGCGGCTCGACATGCGCGGGTGCCAACCCCATTCGCCTGGCGGCAGCGCGATGTCTTCGGTGCAGTTGAGATAGCTCTTGGGAGTTTTGGTCTCGTAGAACCGCTTGAGATCGAGCTTGTCGATGAACGGCTGATAGGGCTCGGGTGACAGGGTATCGTAGGCGGATTTGGCCTGGGCCCCATCGGCATCGTTCATGAAGGCTTCGCGCCAGATCGGATAAGGCATCACGACAGAACGATCGGGTGAGGCAGCCGAGAGCTGTTTGAACAGCGCGCGATAATGCGGGGGCGTCTCGTCGTCGAGACTATTGCCCGGCAGCGGCACGAAGGCATTCCAGAACACCAACCGGCGAATGCGATCGGGAATTTCTTCCGCCAGCCGGGCGATGACCGTCCCGCCATAGGAATGGCCGGCGAGGACGAAATCTTTCAAATCTGCCTTGGTGATCTGGCGGACCAGATCGTCGATTTGCTGGGCATGGGTGACGTTTTTGTCGACGCCTTTGCCGTGGCCAAGCACCGTAGGCGCCGTGACCTTGTGGCCGAGCTGTTCAAGTCGCTTGGCGACCGGCGCCCAATGTTCTCCTGTATGCCAGGCGCCGTGGATCAGAACGAAATGTGTCATTGGAGTCTCCCTCTCTCGCCTTGCGCTCTAGCATGACCGGGCTCCCGTCTCTTGGACAGAGGCGCCGACGATTTTGGACACAGGCGCTGATTTGCCGGCCGCGTCCGCAAGGGTATGCTGATCGTCGGAGGGGCGTGGGAGATCGTCATGCGGGTGTGGTCGACCGATGATGTCGCCGGGAGGGAACGTTTCTCCTTCTGGAATGATGCGGTGTGCGATGCCTTCCTGAAGGTGCGGACGGAGTGCGACGAGCCTGAGGGCTTTCAGGGGCGGATCAGCAGCGTTACCGCCGGTCCGCTGGTCGTCAATCATGTCAGCTCGCAGATGCATCTGGTGCGGCGCAGCCGTTCCTCGGTCCGTGTCGATAACAGCGATCATTTCCACGTCAACCTCCACACCGGCGGCGCGTGCATCCTGACCCAAAACGACAGGCGGCAGAGTCCCGAGGTTGGAGATTGCCTGTTTTTCGACAGCACGCGGCCATTCGACTTGTGCTTTCCGACAGCCATGTCGCTGACCAGTTTCATCGTGCCGCGCGTCCTGCTTCTGGCACGCGCCGCCGACGCAGCGGATGCAGCGGCATTGCCGTTGTCGCAGAGCGGGGCGGGGGCACTGTTCAATGCTTTCGCCAAGACGCTGGCGACGACGGCCGATCGGTTGACGTCGGCCGAGGCGGTGCAAGCGAGCGAGATTTTCATCGATCTGTTGGCGTTGGCGCTTGGTGCGCTCAGGGTGAGGGAGGCGGGTGGCAGTGTACGGCAGGCGCGCTTCCAGCAGGCCTGCCTGCGCATCCGCGCCCAGTTGACAGATCCGGCGCTGACTTTGACGCAAGCGGCCTGCATCACGGAGCTCGCGCCCCGCACCTTGCAGACTTTGTTCCGCGAACACGGCACCACGTTCAGCGACTATGTGCTGGAGCAGCGCCTGCTGCTGGCGGAGCGGCAGTTGGTCGGGGGATCTCGGGCCTCGCTGACCGAACTTGCCTATGCGGTTGGATTTTCCGATCTGTCTTATTTCAGCCGCGCCTTCCGTCGCCGTTTCGGCGTGACGGCGCGCGAGCGCCGCGCCATGATGCGGCAGGACAATTCATGATCGCCTGATCGGAGGTTCCAGCATGTCATGCCAACACACCAGCAGCATCAAGACGGTCAAGCCGAGTGCGCTGGGCTGCGAGGAATGTTTGATGACCGGCAGCTGGTGGGTGCATCTGCGTCTGTGCCGGAGCTGCGGCCATGTCGGCTGCTGCGACCAGTCGCCCAACAAGCACGCGACCGGGCATTTTAAAGCCACCGGCCATCCGATCATCGAGGGCTACGATCCGCCGGAGGGCTGGGGCTGGTGTTATGTCGATGAAGACTTCATCGATCTCCCCGATCAGACCCCGCACAACGGCAAGATCCCGCGCTATTTTTGAACGGGTGTGCTTAGAGCCGTTTTGCCTGCCCGGCACGTTCGTCGTGTCGGGCTTTTTCCGTGCGATCGATCGCGATGCGCAAATCAAGTAGCGCTTCATCTATCTCAGCTTGATTTTAGCTTGACAAAAATCAAGCAAAACTTTATTTAGAGAGGGTCGGACGCGCCCGGGGGAGAAGCCCACGGCCGACACACCGCCCGCGACCTGACGCTGGCGGCGAGCGTTGTTTTCCTTGTTGAAAATAGGAGATCGGCATGGGTTACACCGTGTATCCGGACAATATTGTCTATGTTGCGACTGGCGGGACCGGCACGCTCCAGGACGCCATCAACCAGGCTCAATCGACCAGCAAGCCGCTTTATATTTCGCCGGGCACTTACTCCACCGGTGATCTTGTCATCTCCGGCGCCGTTGAAATCTATGGAACACCGGGAACCGTTGTTCTGCAGCCATCTTCGGCGACGAGCGGCTTTACGCTCAACATCCGCTCAAACACAGCCGGCGCCACGATCACTGACGTAACTATTCGTGGCATCACCTTCTACGGTGCGCTCAAGCCGTTCGCCACGGCTGTCAATCCCACCGACCGCTGGATCTTGGATCACTATACGCTTCCCGGCAATTTCAATGCGATTATCAGCGCCTACAAGGTGACGCGTCTGACGATCCGCAATTGTGCCGTGAACTATTCTGGCTCCAACGGCATCGCCATGTGGCAATGCACGGCGACCGTCGAGAACAATGACTTCGGTGGCAATCGCTTGTGCGCGGTCTATTCATGCGATGCCTGGGCGACATCCATCGTCGATAACTTTGTCCATGAAGGTGAGAATGCTGCTATCGTCGTCTGTCGCGTCTCGCAAGCATTCGACGGGACGGTCATTCGTGGCAATCATATCTATGATACGCGCGCGACCTATGGGGCCAATACGGGCGCCGGTCAGGTCAGCGGATCGGGATGGTTCGGCAATGCCATTTATGTGGCGCATGCGTCCAATACCATCATCGATCAGAATGTGACGGCCTACAGCGCTTTTTCGGGAATTCGCGTGATCGCGGCTTGGAACTGCACCATGACCAACAACCAGATTTTCAGCAGTCAGGAGGTCGCGGTGTTCCTGGAAGCTCCAGGAGGCACGCCGTCACCGACCAATCCTGAGCGATATGAAGGAGGTATTATCGCCAACAATGTCATCAATGGTGGCGGTCTCGGGATCAATGTTGCGAACGGTTGGTGGGGCGCGAGACGTGCGGTGGTCAGCGGCAACACAGTGACTGATATTGTACGCCGAACCTTTTCCACGACCGACCCCAACTATCCGACCTATACGACGACGGGTGCTGGCATTTTCGCCGAATCCGACGTCGTGGTCAGCGACAATATTGTCGATGGGGCTACGCAGGGGCCAGGCATCGTGATTTCGCCGGGTCAGATTTCAGGCAGCACGATGAAGATCACTGCTTCCGCGACGGGGAATACCGTTAAGCAGTCTCTCATGGGCATCGGCTTCTTCAAGGAATACGCCAACGGCTTCTCGCTCGTGGCGAGCAATATCGTCGAAGGCGCTTCGGGCGGTGCCATTGTTCCGGTGACCTTGCCTGGCCCGGCCTATGACACGGTAACCCGTGTTCCCGGCTCGACGGACTACGGGACGGCAAGTGGCGGCACCTATACTGGCAAGCCATTCACCAACGTGATGATCGGTCTGAACTTCGCCGTTTAAGCTGTAGGATCACTCACGAAACACGCGAAACCGATGGGGTGGCTGTCCGGCCTCCCCATCTTTGCAGCCAAGTCGTCAACGGCCGTTCGAACCAGCGATAGGCGATCACAGAGATGATGATGGTTGCGATCAATGTCGAGAGAATGAAGAGCCATGGCGGCAGACCGGCCGAAAGGCCCATCTTGTCCCAGAAAACCCGCAGCGCGCGGATGATTATCGGGTGCAGAAGATAGATCGAATAAGATGCGTCACCGAGCAGGATCGCCGGGCGAGCCAAAGCGCTACGCAGGGACGCGTTTCCACTCAACGTCGCGCCAGCCAGTATTAGAATAGCCGGGATACCCCAGAGGAG from the Beijerinckia sp. 28-YEA-48 genome contains:
- a CDS encoding efflux RND transporter periplasmic adaptor subunit, coding for MKRPSVATTLTGVAVAVIASAVIWPGAANTIFPGAGDRGNALRAYLPSSLAGALPAYTSGASGGAIGVAQAQAPGSPGGRPATPVVTSKAARGAMPMVINSLGTAQPMATVALKTRVDAQIDKIGVSEGSLVKAGDVIARLDPRQIEAQIKQAEATLARDVAALDQANRDVARYTELLAKNAGTKINVDNARTAAATATANIAGDQAQIENLKVQLGWHTIAAPITGRVGMISAKAGNIVRSGDNTATGTLATIVQTAPIYVAFSLAQYLLPELRDSIGATGAEVLATPQGSNRTIKGRIAFVDNMIDPSTGTVSVRAVFENADEALWPGQLCNLRIVIRIDQDVVSIPREATQSGQTGNFVYVIENGAARVRAVKVARTQDGRDIIAEGLKGDETVVVEGALALSNGARVIIRNETGKTDS
- a CDS encoding TIGR03808 family TAT-translocated repetitive protein; its protein translation is MGYTVYPDNIVYVATGGTGTLQDAINQAQSTSKPLYISPGTYSTGDLVISGAVEIYGTPGTVVLQPSSATSGFTLNIRSNTAGATITDVTIRGITFYGALKPFATAVNPTDRWILDHYTLPGNFNAIISAYKVTRLTIRNCAVNYSGSNGIAMWQCTATVENNDFGGNRLCAVYSCDAWATSIVDNFVHEGENAAIVVCRVSQAFDGTVIRGNHIYDTRATYGANTGAGQVSGSGWFGNAIYVAHASNTIIDQNVTAYSAFSGIRVIAAWNCTMTNNQIFSSQEVAVFLEAPGGTPSPTNPERYEGGIIANNVINGGGLGINVANGWWGARRAVVSGNTVTDIVRRTFSTTDPNYPTYTTTGAGIFAESDVVVSDNIVDGATQGPGIVISPGQISGSTMKITASATGNTVKQSLMGIGFFKEYANGFSLVASNIVEGASGGAIVPVTLPGPAYDTVTRVPGSTDYGTASGGTYTGKPFTNVMIGLNFAV
- a CDS encoding helix-turn-helix domain-containing protein codes for the protein MRVWSTDDVAGRERFSFWNDAVCDAFLKVRTECDEPEGFQGRISSVTAGPLVVNHVSSQMHLVRRSRSSVRVDNSDHFHVNLHTGGACILTQNDRRQSPEVGDCLFFDSTRPFDLCFPTAMSLTSFIVPRVLLLARAADAADAAALPLSQSGAGALFNAFAKTLATTADRLTSAEAVQASEIFIDLLALALGALRVREAGGSVRQARFQQACLRIRAQLTDPALTLTQAACITELAPRTLQTLFREHGTTFSDYVLEQRLLLAERQLVGGSRASLTELAYAVGFSDLSYFSRAFRRRFGVTARERRAMMRQDNS
- a CDS encoding UBP-type zinc finger domain-containing protein, which gives rise to MSCQHTSSIKTVKPSALGCEECLMTGSWWVHLRLCRSCGHVGCCDQSPNKHATGHFKATGHPIIEGYDPPEGWGWCYVDEDFIDLPDQTPHNGKIPRYF
- a CDS encoding glycosyltransferase family 4 protein, producing MHIFILADHAYINGGQSKVAIESALGLAARGRKVTYFAAVGPADSRLEQAGIETICLEQFDIDTTPSKLGFLRQIIWNRPAERRLEAALAGLDRHETVVHVHAWPKALSPSIGAALKRAGLPCVYTMHEFFLVCPNGGFYDYPRAVTCHRVPLSLPCISTNCDSRSYPRKLVRVARQVVLDHSGLKEAIGHVITISALQDEVSRPYMPRHPIYHRVDNPIEAQDLGPKDKPGAAFLYAGRLSREKGIEHFCAAAELAGVTPEIAGDGPLMDELKTRYPKAGFLGWQTSQAVRAHMRAARALVFPSVWYEGQPLTVYEALALGTPVIVSDVCAGREAVEDGVNGLWFKSGDADSLAQALRRLSDEEEAARMSRAAYERYWARPLTLDRHLDAIEAIYKQALAD
- a CDS encoding alpha/beta fold hydrolase, coding for MTHFVLIHGAWHTGEHWAPVAKRLEQLGHKVTAPTVLGHGKGVDKNVTHAQQIDDLVRQITKADLKDFVLAGHSYGGTVIARLAEEIPDRIRRLVFWNAFVPLPGNSLDDETPPHYRALFKQLSAASPDRSVVMPYPIWREAFMNDADGAQAKSAYDTLSPEPYQPFIDKLDLKRFYETKTPKSYLNCTEDIALPPGEWGWHPRMSSRLGLYRLVQMPGSHEVLFTNPVGLADKLVEAGRD
- a CDS encoding DUF423 domain-containing protein is translated as MPTSSRFFILFAGLMGAAGVALAAAATHTGAPELLNPASHMLLFHAAALLALALGGGPPLMLLAGGGTLLLGTVLFSGDLALRALAGVRAFPMAAPAGGVLMIVGWLVTGLCGLFHRR